Part of the Candidatus Palauibacter australiensis genome, TCATCATCGGCTCCGCCCCGCGCAAGGGGCGCGGCCGGGGCGTCGTCTCGACGGCGAACTACGAGGCCCGGCGCTACGGGATCCACTCCGCGATGCCGATCTCGCAGGCGTGGCGCCGCTGCCCCGACGGCGTCTACGTGCGTCCGCGCATCGCCTTCTACGCGGAGATCTCCGGGCGGATCTTCGACATCTTCCGCTCCTTCACCGACCAGGTGGAGACGCTCTCGCTGGACGAGGCCTTCCTCGACGTGACGGCGAGCCGGCGGCTGTTCGGAACGGGACCGGAGATCGCGACCCGCATCCGGCAGCGGATCGCCGAGGAGGAGCGGCTCACCGCCTCCGTCGGCGTCGCCTCGAACAAGTACGTGGCGAAGGTTGCGAGCGACCTCAGGAAGCCGGACGCGCTCGTCGTCGTGCCGCCGGGGACCGAACGCGAGTTCCTGGCGCCGCTCTCCGTTGCCCGGCTCTGGGGGGCGGGGCCGAAGGTCCAGGCCCGGCTCGCCCGGCTCGGCTTCAGGACGATCGGGGACGTGGCGCGCAACAAGCCCGAGTTCCTCGAGGCGTCGCTGGGCCGCAAGCTGGGGCGGCGTCTGCACGAACTCGCGAACGGCCTCGACGTGCGGAGGGTCGACCCGCGGCCGGGGAGAAAGTCGCTCGGCAAGGAGGTGACCTTCCCGCAGGACGTCGAGGACCGCGCCCGGGTGGAGCGCACGCTGCTCGCCCTCTGCGAGGGGGTCGGGCGGTCGCTGCGCAAGAAGGGGATCGCGGGGCGCACGGTGCAGTTGAAGCTGCGCTGGGACGGCTTCGAGACCCACACCAGGCAGCGGACGCTCGAACGGCCGGCGGACATGACGGAAGCCATCTGGCCCGTCGCGCGGGAGCTGTTCCGGGAGGCCGACGATCCCCGCCGCCTCGTCCGGCTCATCGGGGTCAGCCTCTCCGGCTTCGACCACGGCGAGGGCGAGCAGCTCGGGCTGCTGGACGACGAGGATCCCGCCGCGGGCGACGGCGCCGCCCGGCGCGAGCTGGCGAAGACGATGGACTCCGTGGCGGACCGCTTCGGCCGGGACGCGCTGAAGCGGGCCGCCCTTCTCGATTCCAACGTGCGAGGCACGTAGCAAGACACACAGCGAGGCACACAGCGAGGCACACGACCATGCAGGTATTTCCGATTCCGCCGGCCTCCGGGCGCGGCATCCTGTGGTTCTTCATCATCATCATCGTCGTCCTCATCGGCGTGACGCTCATGCTGGGCTGGGCGGCCTGGTCCACGCGTAACAGCCGCGCCGAGGTGTCGCCGGCGGGGCTGAAGCTGGTGGGAGACCTGTGGGGCCGGACGATCCCCCTCGACCGGCTCGAGCTCGACGACGCCCGGATCGTGGACCTGCGCGGCGAACCCGACCTCGTCCCCCGCCGGCGCACGATGGGGACGGCGCTCGGAGGCTACTCGGCGGGATGGTTCCGGCTCCGCGGCGGCGAGAAGGCGCTCCTCTACCTCACGGACCGGCGGCGGGTGGTGTACATTCCGACGCTCGACGGGTACTCGCTCCTCGTCAGCCAGAGCGACCCCCGCCGCTTTCTGGACGCGCTGCACGAGACGGCCGGCGGCGCGGATGGCGACGCGGCCGGCAACGCGGCCGGCAACACCACCGAAGGAGAGTGACGACGGATGCTCCCGACACGGGATGAAGCGCTCGCGATCGTCCACGAATACACCGAGAGTCCGGGACTTCGGCGTCACATGCTGGCGGTGGAGGCGGCCATGCGCGCCTACGCGAGGAAGTACGGCGAGGACGAAGACCGCTGGGGCGTGGCGGGGCTGCTGCACGACTTCGACTACGAGCGCTGGCCCAACCACGACCACGCGTCCGATTCGGAGCATCCCTCGACCGGGGTCGCCATCCTCCGCGACAAGGGGGTGGACGAGGACGTCCTCGAGACGATCATGGCGCACGCGGACTACACGGAGGTCGAAGCGACGACGCGGATGTCGAAGACGCTCCGGGCCGTGGACGAACTCACCGGCTTCATCACCGCCTGCGCGCTGGTGCGGCCCACGCGGCTCGCCGGCATGAAGACCCGGTCGGTGAGAAAGAAGATGAAGGACAAGGCGTTCGCCGCCGCGATCAGCCGCGACGAAATGCTGGAGAACTGCGCTGAACTGGGCGAAGACATGGGCGAGCACATCGCCTTCGTCATCGCCGCCATGCAGCTTGCGGCGGAAGATCTCGGCCTGAACGGCCCGGGAGGTACCCGAGCATGACCACGACGACGATCATCATGATGATCCTCATCCTCGGATTCGTCTGGGGAGGACTCGCCGTCCTCGCGTCGATCGCCTGGCGCAAGGAAGGCGCCAAGCGAGGCGGAGAGAGCTGAGGAGAAGGCGCCGCGGGGGACGGACCCTGCTGGTGACGCTGGCCGCGCTGGGGGCCGGGTCGTGCTTCCTCCCCATCCCGCGCGCGATGCGCCCGCCCGAGCCGGTCGGCGGCGACTCGGCGGCCGTGAGCGCCGCGCAACGGGATTCGATCGCGGAGGCCGCGCGGCAGGACTCGATCGCGAGGGCCGAGCGCGAGGCCGCGCGGCAGGATTCGATCGCGAGGGCCGAGCGGGAAGCGGCACGGCGGGACTCGATCGCGAGGGCCGAGCGGGCCGCGGCCGCGCGCCGGGACTCCATCCTCGCGGCGGAGCGGGCCGCCGCGCTCCGGGACTCGCTGGAGGCGGCCCGGCGCGACTCGCTGATCGCCGCCGCCCGCCGCGACTCGCTGGCCGCCATCGAGACGGCCCGGGCCGCGGTCGCCGCGGAGTTGGCGGAACTCCGCGAATCGGGGCCCGCATACGTCGCCGTCGACGAGGCGCCCCGCCTCGTGTGGGACACCGATGCCGAGGCCGCGCTCGCGACGACCCTGCTCCCGGTGATCCGCGCCGAGGGACTCGACCCGGACATCGCGGCATCCATCTGGCTCCTCGTACGAACCGACGGAAGGGTCGAGGCGACCGCGGTCCAGGTCTCATCCGGCGACCAGGCGTTCGACGCGGCGGCCGTGCGCGCGGCCCGCGCGCTGCTCTTCTCCCCCGCCCTCCGCGACGGGCGCCCCACCCCCGTCTGGGTCCTGCGCGAAATCTCGCTTCTCATGCGGTAGCCGCGCGCTTCTCCCCACCTCCGGCGGCTGCGCTGCCGGGGGCTGCGATCCGCCGTCTGACCGAATAGCTTGCGCGCCCGATGCCACGCCGCGACGACATCTCCTCGATTCTTCTCATAGGCTCCGGCCCGATCGTGATCGGCCAGGCCTGCGAGTTCGACTACTCCGGGACGCAGGCCTGCCGGGCGCTCCGCGAGGAGGGATACCGAGTCATCCTCGTGAACTCGAATCCCGCCACGATCATGACGGACCCGGACATCGCCGACGCGACCTACATCGAGCCGCTGACGGCCGACTGGGTCGCGCGGGTCATCGAGGCGGAGAAGCCCGACGCGCTCATCCCCACCATGGGCGGCCAGACGGCGCTCAACGTCGCGCTCGAACTCGCCGAACGCGGCGTGCTCGACGAGCACGGCGTGGAGCTGATCGGTGCCGACGTCCGGGCGATTCAGCTCGCCGAGGACCGCGAGCAGTTCGCCGAAGCCATGCAGCGCATCGGGCTCGAACTGCCGGCGGGAGGGTTCGCCCGCTCGCTCGACGAGGCGCTCACGCTGGTCGAGGACACCGGATTCCCCGCCATCATCCGGCCGTCCTTCACCCTCGGCGGCACCGGCGGCAGCACCGCCTACAACCGCGAGGAGTTCGAGGACCTCGTCCGCTCCGGCATCCGCTCGTCGCCGATCGGAGAAGTCCTCATCGACCGCAGCATCATCGGCTGGAAGGAGTTCGAACTCGAGGTGATGCGGGACCGGGCGGACAACGTCGTCATCGTCTGCTCGATCGAGAACTTCGACGCCATGGGCGTGCACACGGGCGACTCGATCACGGTCGCGCCGGCGCTCACCCTCTCCGACCGCGAGTACCAGGCCATGCGGGACGCGGCCATTGCCTGCATCCGGGAGATCGGGGTGGACGCGGGCGGCTGCAACATCCAGTTCGCCGTGCACCCGACCACGGGCCAGATGCTCGTCATCGAGATGAACCCGCGCGTGTCCCGGAGTTCGGCCCTCGCATCGAAGGCGACCGGGTTCCCCATCGCGCGCATCGGCGCCAAGCTCGCGGTCGGCTACCGCCTCGACGAGATCCCGAACGCGATCACCCAGGTGACGCCCTCCTGCTTCGAGCCGGTCCTCGACTACATGGTCGTCAAGATCCCGCGCTTCGCGTTCGAGAAGTTCCCAAAGGCGGACGCCACGCTCGGCGTGCAGATGAAGGCCGTGGGCGAGGTGATGGCGATCGGCCGCACCTTCCAGCAGGCGTGGTTGAAGGGCTTCCGCGCGCTCGAGAACGGGCGGTCGGGGTGGCTGCCCGACCAGGACCCGGACGCGGACCGCCTCGAGGACGACGCCGTGGACACGGTACGGGCCGCGATCCGCACCGCGACGCCCGAGCGCCCCTTCCAGCTTTACCGCGCCTTCCAGGCGGGCCTCTCCGTGGACGAGATCAACCGGATCACCGGGATCGACCCCTGGTTCCTCTCCCAGCTCGAGGAACTCGTGCGCGAGGGCCAAGCGTTCGCGGCCGCCGCGGAGGCCACGCCCGCGGACGTCGAACGGCTGAAGCGAATCGGCTTCGGCGACGCGGAGATGGGACAGTTGCGCGGCATCCCGGAGGCCGAGGTGCGGGAGGTGCGCCAGGCCGCGGGGCACCGTCCCGTCTACAAGACGGTGGACACCTGCGCGGGCGAGTTCCCGGCCGCCACGCCGTACCTCTACTCGACCTACGAGGACGAGAACGAATCCGAGCGTTCGGACCGGCGGAAGATCATCATCCTCGGCAGCGGCCCCAACCGCATCGGACAAGGCATCGAGTTCGACTACTGCTGCGTCTCCGCCTCGCTAGCGCTCCGCGACGAGGGGTTCGAGACGATCATGATCAACTCGAATCCCGAGACCGTCTCCACCGACTTCGACATCTCGAACAAGCTCTACTTCGAGCCGCTCACGGTGGAGGACGTGCTCGCCATCGTCGAGCAGGAGAAGCCGGAGGGCGTCATCGTCCAGTTCGGGGGACAGACGCCGCTGACGATCGCGCGCAAGCTCGAGCAACTCGGCGTCCCCATCCTCGGGACGAGCGTCGAGTCGATCGACCGCACCGAGGACCGCCGCCGCTTCGACGAACTCTGCCGCGAACTCGGCGTGCCGATGCCGCCCGGCGGCACCGCGACGAGCATCGAAGAGGCGCTGGAGATCGCGGAGGACATCGGGTACCCCGTCCTCGTCCGCCCCAGCTACGTGCTCGGCGGCCGCGCCATGGAGATCGTCTACGACCCGGTCTCGCTGCGGGAGTACTTCGCGCGCGCGGTGCAGGCCTCTCCCGAACATCCCGTGCTCCTGGACCGGTTCCTCGAGGACGCTTTCGAGGCGGATGTCGACGCGGTGTGCGACGGGGAGACGGTCCTCATTGGCGGCATCATGCAGCACATCGAGGACGCCGGCGTCCACTCCGGCGACTCCGCCTGCGTCCTGCCGCCCTACCTCCTGCGCGACGTCGACATGGAGGCCATGCGCCGCTTCACGCGGGACTTCGCGATCGCGCTGGACGTCCGGGGCCTCATCAACGTGCAGTTCGCCGTGCACGAGAAGACGGTCTACGTGCTCGAGGTCAATCCGCGCGCGAGCCGCACGGTGCCGTTCGTGAGCAAGGCGACCGGGGTCCCGCTCGCGCGCGTGGCCGCGCGGGTGCTGGCCGGCGTGAAGCTCGCCGACCTCGGACTCGGGGACGAACTCGTCCCGCACCAGGTGTCCGTGAAGGAAGCCGTGCTCCCCTTCGACAAGATCCCGGACGCGGACACCGTGCTCGGCCCGGAGATGCGGTCCACGGGCGAGGTCATGGGATACGCGGACAGCTTCGGGCTCGCCTTCGCGAAGTCCCAGATCTCCGTCTACCAGGGGCTGCCGACGGAGGGGGCCGTCGCGATCACGGTACACGACCAGGACAAGCCGAACATGGTCCCGATCGCGCGCCGCTTCCACGAACTGGGCTTCACGATCTTCGCCACGGAGGGGACGGCCCGGTATCTGCGCGGCCGCGGCGTGCCGTGCGAGCGCATCCTCAAGGTGCACGAGGGGCGTCCGAACCTCCTCGACCGCATCGTCTCGGGCGATGTCCAACTGCTCCTGAACACGCCGCTCGGCAAGCACGCCCAGTACGACGACTACATGATCCGCCGCGCCGCCGTCTCCCGGCGCGTGCCCTACACGACGACGCTCTCCGCAGCGTCCGCGGCCGCCGACGCGATCATCGCCCTCCGCCACCGCCGGCACACCGTCCACAGCCTCCAGGCGCGATAACCCGCTCCGTCTGACGTTCCCGCGGGAACGTCTCGCCGGGCGCCGAAACGCCGCTTCCGGCGGGCGACGTCCCACTTTCCGACGCGGGCCGCGCGCACTTATCCTACGGGGTTATTGCCTTTCGGTCCCTTCCGGGTGCCTCAAAGGGAAAATGAATGGGTAAGATGAGTCAACGCACGCTGGCAGCGACGCTGGTCGCCCTGCTCAGCGCCCCCGCCGCCACGGCGGCCGCGCAGGGCCTCCCCGACGATGAACTGGCGCCCCTCGTGGCCCGCGTGGAAGCGGGCGTGCTCGAGCGCGCCAAGCTGGCCCAGGTCATGGTCGACAAGATCTTC contains:
- a CDS encoding HDIG domain-containing protein, producing MLPTRDEALAIVHEYTESPGLRRHMLAVEAAMRAYARKYGEDEDRWGVAGLLHDFDYERWPNHDHASDSEHPSTGVAILRDKGVDEDVLETIMAHADYTEVEATTRMSKTLRAVDELTGFITACALVRPTRLAGMKTRSVRKKMKDKAFAAAISRDEMLENCAELGEDMGEHIAFVIAAMQLAAEDLGLNGPGGTRA
- a CDS encoding methionine/alanine import family NSS transporter small subunit, with product MTTTTIIMMILILGFVWGGLAVLASIAWRKEGAKRGGES
- a CDS encoding PH domain-containing protein, translating into MQVFPIPPASGRGILWFFIIIIVVLIGVTLMLGWAAWSTRNSRAEVSPAGLKLVGDLWGRTIPLDRLELDDARIVDLRGEPDLVPRRRTMGTALGGYSAGWFRLRGGEKALLYLTDRRRVVYIPTLDGYSLLVSQSDPRRFLDALHETAGGADGDAAGNAAGNTTEGE
- a CDS encoding TonB family protein, which translates into the protein MTLAALGAGSCFLPIPRAMRPPEPVGGDSAAVSAAQRDSIAEAARQDSIARAEREAARQDSIARAEREAARRDSIARAERAAAARRDSILAAERAAALRDSLEAARRDSLIAAARRDSLAAIETARAAVAAELAELRESGPAYVAVDEAPRLVWDTDAEAALATTLLPVIRAEGLDPDIAASIWLLVRTDGRVEATAVQVSSGDQAFDAAAVRAARALLFSPALRDGRPTPVWVLREISLLMR
- the carB gene encoding carbamoyl-phosphate synthase large subunit gives rise to the protein MPRRDDISSILLIGSGPIVIGQACEFDYSGTQACRALREEGYRVILVNSNPATIMTDPDIADATYIEPLTADWVARVIEAEKPDALIPTMGGQTALNVALELAERGVLDEHGVELIGADVRAIQLAEDREQFAEAMQRIGLELPAGGFARSLDEALTLVEDTGFPAIIRPSFTLGGTGGSTAYNREEFEDLVRSGIRSSPIGEVLIDRSIIGWKEFELEVMRDRADNVVIVCSIENFDAMGVHTGDSITVAPALTLSDREYQAMRDAAIACIREIGVDAGGCNIQFAVHPTTGQMLVIEMNPRVSRSSALASKATGFPIARIGAKLAVGYRLDEIPNAITQVTPSCFEPVLDYMVVKIPRFAFEKFPKADATLGVQMKAVGEVMAIGRTFQQAWLKGFRALENGRSGWLPDQDPDADRLEDDAVDTVRAAIRTATPERPFQLYRAFQAGLSVDEINRITGIDPWFLSQLEELVREGQAFAAAAEATPADVERLKRIGFGDAEMGQLRGIPEAEVREVRQAAGHRPVYKTVDTCAGEFPAATPYLYSTYEDENESERSDRRKIIILGSGPNRIGQGIEFDYCCVSASLALRDEGFETIMINSNPETVSTDFDISNKLYFEPLTVEDVLAIVEQEKPEGVIVQFGGQTPLTIARKLEQLGVPILGTSVESIDRTEDRRRFDELCRELGVPMPPGGTATSIEEALEIAEDIGYPVLVRPSYVLGGRAMEIVYDPVSLREYFARAVQASPEHPVLLDRFLEDAFEADVDAVCDGETVLIGGIMQHIEDAGVHSGDSACVLPPYLLRDVDMEAMRRFTRDFAIALDVRGLINVQFAVHEKTVYVLEVNPRASRTVPFVSKATGVPLARVAARVLAGVKLADLGLGDELVPHQVSVKEAVLPFDKIPDADTVLGPEMRSTGEVMGYADSFGLAFAKSQISVYQGLPTEGAVAITVHDQDKPNMVPIARRFHELGFTIFATEGTARYLRGRGVPCERILKVHEGRPNLLDRIVSGDVQLLLNTPLGKHAQYDDYMIRRAAVSRRVPYTTTLSAASAAADAIIALRHRRHTVHSLQAR
- the dinB gene encoding DNA polymerase IV yields the protein MPQPETRPRTILHVDMDAFYAAVEVREDPSLRGKPVIIGSAPRKGRGRGVVSTANYEARRYGIHSAMPISQAWRRCPDGVYVRPRIAFYAEISGRIFDIFRSFTDQVETLSLDEAFLDVTASRRLFGTGPEIATRIRQRIAEEERLTASVGVASNKYVAKVASDLRKPDALVVVPPGTEREFLAPLSVARLWGAGPKVQARLARLGFRTIGDVARNKPEFLEASLGRKLGRRLHELANGLDVRRVDPRPGRKSLGKEVTFPQDVEDRARVERTLLALCEGVGRSLRKKGIAGRTVQLKLRWDGFETHTRQRTLERPADMTEAIWPVARELFREADDPRRLVRLIGVSLSGFDHGEGEQLGLLDDEDPAAGDGAARRELAKTMDSVADRFGRDALKRAALLDSNVRGT